Proteins from a genomic interval of Zingiber officinale cultivar Zhangliang chromosome 2A, Zo_v1.1, whole genome shotgun sequence:
- the LOC122040276 gene encoding uncharacterized protein LOC122040276 yields MTDHNNKHRREQDGRQEDRLTSLHDDLLISILSFLSIKQRVALSAVCARFRLLLPSIPRLDAFRLDVRLPSGGVDVHQELTFPRALIRQCHVVFRDEDDDAFWHYLPKPLEQLLVDDLSKAGVQDLILKTSAGKAWLDFDFGGRDCGLFGIKSLRSLSFDRMRVSQYFDRRPLSPLGCALLTSLKVEVCILCHDFLLNLFASCPFLETLQLLWFSWLKHSMDILSIHSDSIKNIVLLKSLASVDAIDIHCPKLESLIVEVVNEMRIEAPKVRNASFLLALHPPADPPVALKNFLGPDFPKQNAWLMLNSSKTPNVLAEGIETENAVIFNLDFNLQNRSSTMIWTQFLRKCNDSNTKFSILADSTHIESTNEDDYLLHGSTEVELIDLQMRMPKRIFEGFLLNQKEMTEELKEMGLQMLRSRTSTDQFKDILASEESLFSSIANCIEMKF; encoded by the exons ATGACGGACCACAACAACAAGCACCGGCGTGAACAGGATGGCAGGCAGGAGGACCGCCTCACTTCCCTCCATGACGACCTCCTTATCTCCATCCTCTCCTTCCTCTCCATCAAGCAGCGCGTCGCCCTCTCCGCTGTCTGCGCCCGCTTTCGCCTCCTCCTCCCCTCCATCCCCCGACTCGACGCTTTCCGCCTCGACGTCAGGCTCCCTTCCGGCGGCGTCGACGTCCACCAAGAGCTCACCTTCCCCCGTGCTCTAATCCGCCAATGCCACGTCGTCTTCCGGGATGAAGACGACGACGCCTTTTGGCACTATTTACCCAAGCCCCTCGAGCAGCTACTCGTCGACGATCTCTCCAAGGCGGGCGTGCAAGACCTCATCCTCAAAACCTCCGCGGGCAAGGCATGGTTGGATTTTGATTTTGGCGGCAGGGATTGCGGCTTGTTCGGCATCAAGTCGCTGAGGAGCCTCTCCTTCGACAGAATGCGGGTGTCGCAATACTTCGATCGCCGCCCCCTCTCGCCCTTGGGCTGCGCCCTCCTCACCTCCCTCAAAGTGGAAGTTTGCATCCTTTGCCATGATTTCCTGCTTAACCTCTTCGCCTCCTGCCCCTTCCTCGAAACTCTGCAACTCCTCTGGTTCAGTTGGCTCAAGCACAGCATGGACATACTAAGCATCCACTCCGACTCCATCAAGAATATAGTTCTTCTCAAGTCGCTCGCCAGCGTCGACGCCATCGACATCCACTGCCCAAAGCTCGAGTCGCTCATCGTGGAGGTCGTCAACGAAATGCGCATTGAAGCGCCCAAGGTCCGGAACGCATCATTCCTTCTTGCCCTCCATCCGCCTGCAGATCCTCCAGTTGCATTGAAGAATTTTCTCGGACCTGATTTTCCAAAGCAAAACGCTTGGCTCATGCTGAATTCTAGCAAAACCCCAAAC GTATTAGCAGAGGGAATCGAAACAGAGAACGCCGTGATCTTCAACCTCGATTTCAATCTGCAAAATCGATCGTCAACTATGATATGGACCCAGTTCCTCAGGAAGTGCAATGACTCTAATACTAAATTTAGTATACTGGCAGATTCTACGCATATAGAGAGCACCAATGAAGACGATTACTTGCTCCATGGTTCTACAGAAGTAGAACTAATTGATTTACAAATGAGAATGCCCAAAAGGATATTTGAAGGGTTTCTCTTAAATCAAAAGGAGATGACAGAGGAATTAAAGGAAATGGGATTGCAAATGCTGAGAAGTCGCACCAGTACAGATCAGTTCAAGGATATATTAGCATCTGAGGAGTCTCTGTTCTCTAGCATTGCTAATTGCATTGAAATGAAATTTTAG